The genome window CTGAAACGTTAATTTTTGTTGAAAACCTTGAAAATGGTACGGAAATTGAGTTTGATGATATTAAAACGAGCATATTAATTTCAAAATAAGAACCGAAAGGTTTTTAATCGACGTATAACTATAAAAAATATTGAAATTATGGTAGAGGAGCAAATTAGATATTCAGACGCTGATTTGGCTGAATTCAAAGCGTTAATTCAAGCAAAATTAGAAAAAGCTAAAGGTGATTTAGAGCTTATTAAGAGTGCTTACATGAATGACTTAAATAACGGAACAGATGATACATCGCCTACGTTTAAAGCATTTGAAGAAGGCAGTGAAACAATGAGTAAAGAAGCCAATTCACAACTTGCTATTCGTCAAGAAAAATTTATTAGAGATTTAAAAAATGCCTTAATACGTATTGAAAACAAAACTTATGGGTTGTGCAAAGTTACAGGTAAATTAATAAGTAAAGAAAGATTAAAAATCGTTCCTCATGCTACTATGAGTATCGAAGCAAAAAACTTGCAACGTTAATCTTTTTACAAAATTATACTAACGCTCCGTTTGGAGCGTTTTTTATTTGATAAATTCCACTATTTTTGCAAAAAAATTGAACATGTCGTTAAAGAAAGCCTATATTTTAATTGTTGCCATTTTACTAATTGATCAGATTTCTAAAATCTATATCAAAACGCATTTTTTTATCGGAGAATCCATAAAAGTAATGGGTTTAGATTGGTTTCAAATTCACTTTATTGAGAATGAAGGAATGGCTTGGGGAGCTGAAATTCCTGGCGAACATGGGAAATTAATTTTAACCTTATTCCGAATCGTAGCAGTTGGTGGAATTGCTTGGTGGTTGTGGGATTCGGTAAAAAAGAAAGCTTCTAATTACTTAATTGTGGCTATTGCTTTAATTTTTACAGGTGCTTTAGGTAATATTATCGATTCGGTTTTTTATGGTGTTATTTTTAACGATAGTTATCATCAAGTAGCAACTATGTTCTCAGACCAGCCTTATGGCACTTGGTTCCATGGAGAAGTTGTAGATATGTTTTATTTTCCAATATGGGAAGGAAACTTACCTTCTTGGTTGCCAATTTGGGGTGGAAAACACTTCACTTTCTTCAACGCTATTTTCAACGTGGCTGATGTAGCGATTTCAACTGGTGTTGGAATTTTAATTGTCTTCAACAAAAGAGCATTTGCTCATGCGGATAAAGAAGAAGCATTAGCTGAGGAAAATTAAAATTCGAAAATTCCCTCAGGCGTCACACAAAAATCCAATTTCACATCATTTGTTGAAACATCCTCAATTCTTTCTTCTGGAGGAAAGAACGACAACCCAATTTTAATCGTTTCAGACTTACATTTACTTAGAAAGTTATCATAAAAACCTTTTCCGTAACCCACGCGATTTCCTTGCTTGTCGTAGGCTAAAAGCGGTACAAAAACCACATCAATTTTCGCATCAGGCACTTCTAAACCATCAACAGGTTCAGGAACGTTGTAACTGTTCTTTTTGATTTTGGTATTATCCGTTAATAAAAAATGCGTCATTCCTAAAGTGGAAAATTCGCACTTCGAAATGACGATTTCTTTATCTTTTCCCGCTAAAATTTGCAGAATATATTCGGTATTGATTTCTTTTTGCTCTTCAATCGTTAAAAACAAATGATAATACAATTTGTCCCAAATGTCCATTCGCAACAATTGGTTCGCAATCGCCAAACTTTTGTCTTCGATTTCCTCTTGAGTTAACTTTTGCCTTTCAGCTTTTGCCTTTTGCCTTAACGATTTCTTATCCATTTAGAGACGCTTTCAATTCGTCTATAAATTTAGTCAAATGTTCTACTTCTACGTGATCCATTAACACAATTTTGTACCATTTGTTGTTTTCGTTATGTTGTTGTGGTACTAAATCATACTTTTCAGCAATTTTCTCCGGAATGGATTCCGCATGAATAGTAACAATATTCATAAAAGGTTCACGGAAGTATTTAATGTTTAGTTTGTCTAATTCATGACACAAAAACTGTGTACGCATTTGTAGGATACTGATTTTTTCAAACCAACCATAAGCACCATAGGTAAACAAAATCATCCAAACCGCAACAGCGTTAGCACCAGAGCGACTTCCGCAAAGCGTTAAATCCATTCCTTCTACATATTCGGCTTCTTTAGTTAATACGTTTTCGATTAATCCTTTTCTACAAATAAAAACACCAGTTCCATAAGGTGCTTGCAACATTTTGTGTGCGTCAATAGTAATCGAACTTATTTTTGGATTACTAAAATTGATTTTGGATTTTTGATTGCTAAACGGATACACAAATCCGCCATAAGCGCCATCAATGTGCAAACGATAAGTAACACTATGTTTTTCCAATGCCGAAGTATAAACGTCAGGGTCATCAACGGATCCAAACATAGTAGTCGCCATGTTAGAAACGGCGATGAAGTATTTTTTACCTTTATTTTTGGCTTCCGAAATAATGTTGTCTAAAGCAACTGCATCAATTTCACGATTTTCAAACCCAACAGGAATTTTTAACCAATCAATTTGCAATAAATTAGACGCTTTTGGAATAGAATAATGTGTGTCTTCTGAAGCTAAAATGGCAATTTCATCTAATTTCGCATTGAAATTGTGAAGAAATTCATTTCTAAAAACCCAAACAGCTTGAATATTGGCTTCTGTTCCGCCAGGAGCGATATAGCCGTCAAATTCGTTTTCTTTAGCTTTAAAAATATCAACAGCTATTACATTTAAAACTTCGCGTTCTATTTCTTGAGTGCCATAAAAGGCTTTTTCAGATGTTCCAAAAGTATGACATCCAATGTTGTTTGGATTTGCAACATAGGTTTGAAGTGTTGGTGCGTCTTTTAAAAATGGCGCATCGTCATAAAAAACGCGACCGTCTAATTTTGACGCAGGATAACCTAATGAAGCGTCTTTTGAGAAATTAACATTATCGTGTAAAGCCTTTTCAATGCGGACTTTTCTTTCTTCTTGTGTTAGTTTTTTCCAGAAATGCATACCTAAAAATTTTGGCGAAATTACATTTCAAAAACCAATAAAAACATGATAATTGTTAGGTTTCCTATTCTAAATGAGTTGAAACGTGAAAAATAGCATCGCCTTGATATACAATTGGTGCATCATTAACATTGATAACATAACCATCATGTGGTGCTTTCATTTTATGTTCAACTTTTCCATAAGGATCCGAAATAGTTGCAATTAATTCGCCTTTTTTGATGAAGCTTCCAATTTTTACCATTCCATGAAACATGCCAGAATATTTGGCTCTTAACCAATTTGATTTTTCTATGTAAATAGGTTTTTTGGTTTTAATAATTATTTTTTTCTTTGGATTTAGCATGTCCAAATGTGCTAAAAATCGTTTTGTTCCTTCAATTGCATCAGTAGTTACTTCTTCGTTTATGTCTAACGATTTTCCTCCTTCAAAAAGCAGCATTTTTACACCTAATTTATCACAAGAATTTCGAAACGAACCCGAAATATTCTTTGAATACAAGGTAAAAGGTGCATTGAAAACATCGGAAAGTTCTTTGAGTTCTGGATTTTCTGGTACTATTCTAATTTGAGGAGCATTAAATCGGCTAGCGCCACCAGCATGAAAATCGATAGCATAATCAACATGCGGAATGATGTCTTTCAAAACATAGTAGGCAAATCGACTAGCCAAAGAACCTGTTTTGCTACCAGGAAACATTCTGTTTAAATCGCGACCATCAGGAAATTCTCGAGTTTTATTAATAAATCCGAAAATATTAATGATGGGAATACAAATGATTGTGCCTCTTTTTGGTTTGTTGATTTTTTGAACAATTAACTGACGTACAATTTCGGTTCCGTTTATTTCATCGCCATGCAAACAAGCGGTGAATAAAACCGTTGGCCCATCAAGTTTTGAACGTTCCACAATTATTGGAATTTTCAATTTGTTCATGGTGTGCAACTTGGCAATTTCCATGTTAATGGTTTTGCTTTCGCCAGCTAAAATAGTTTCTTTAAGAATAACAAGAGGTTTTGAGGCAGTCATCTGTTTGATTATAAAGCGCTAAAAATACGAAAAGTTAAAGTTTAAGAGCAAATTCCAAAATAAAATTCAAATTTTCAATGTGTAAAAGTTCTAATTTAGTATTGTGAAGCTTCCGTTTCAATTAAAACAAATCTCTATCTTTGTTCTTTCCTCTTTTCTCAAAAAAAAATGCAAACACCTTTAGAACTTCAAATCCAAACGTTACCTGATAATCCGGGCGTGTATCAATATTTTGATAAAGATGGGAAAATTCTATATGTTGGAAAGGCGAAAAACCTAAAAAAACGCGTTCAATCGTACTTTACAAAGAATCACGATAATTATAAAACGTCGGTTTTAGTTAAGAAGATTGTTACGATTAAACACATTGTGGTTCCTACGGAAACTGATGCTTTACTGTTGGAAAACAATTTGATTAAAAAGTTGCAACCACGTTATAATGTATTGCTTCGTGATGATAAAACGTATCCTTGGATTTGTATCAAAAACGAACGATTTCCGCGTATCTTTTCTACTCGAAAAATGATTAAAGACGGTTCAGAATATTTTGGACCTTATACAAGTTTCAAAACGGTTCATACAATTTTGGATTTGATTAAAGAATTGTACCCACTTCGAACGTGTAATTACGATTTATCTAAAGCGAATATTGATTCTGGAAAATTTAAAGTGTGTTTGGAATATCATATCGGAAATTGTAAAGGACCTTGTGAAGGGTATGAATCTTTGGAACATTATCAAGCACAAATTGAAAAAATACGTCAAATTTTAAAAGGAAATTTCAAAGAAAGTTTGAAAGATTTTAAAAAATTGATGACTGATTTGGCGATGGATATGAAGTTTGAAGAAGCACAAAAAATCAAAGAAAAAATCGAAGTTTTAGAAAACTACCAATCGCGTTCTACGGTTCTGAATCCGAAAATTACCAATTTAGATGTGTTTTCAATTGTTTCCGATGAAACAATGGCTTATGTAAACTTTTTACAAATTTCGCATGGTGCAATTGTTCGTTCCCATACTTTGGAATTAAAGAAAAAGCTTGATGAAACCAACGAAGAATTATTAGAATTAGCTGTTGTTGAGCTTCGCGAACGTTTTCATTTGAATGCTAAAGAAATTGTGGTTCCTTTTGCAATTGATTTAGGAGAAAATGTAAAAGTTACCATTCCTCAATTGGGCGATAAAAAACAAATTTTAGATTTATCAGAACGTAATGCTAAATATTACCGATTGGATCAATTGAAGCAAATCCAAATTGTAGATCCAGAACGTCATACGAATCGTATTATGGCGCAAATGCAAAAAGATTTGCGTTTATCAGTTGAACCACGCCATATTGAATGTTTTGATAATTCTAATATTCAAGGAACAAATCCAGTTTCGGCTTGTGTGGTTTTTAAAGATGGAAAACCAAGTAAGAAAGATTATCGTCATTTCAATATTAAAACGGTTGAAGGTCCTAATGATTTTGCTTCAATGGAAGAAGTGGTTTATCGTAGATATAAACGCATGTTAGATGAAAACGAATCTTTACCACAATTGATTATTATTGATGGTGGAAAAGGCCAATTGTCTTCCGCATTAAAAAGTTTGGATGATTTAGGTTTACGTGGTAAAATAGCTATAATAGGAATTGCAAAACGTTTGGAAGAGTTGTTCTATCCAGGAGATTCAGTGCCCTTGTATTTGGATAAAAAATCGGAAACGTTAAAAGTAATTCAGTATTTACGAAACGAAGCACATCGTTTTGGGATTACACATCATCGCGATAAAAGAAGTAAATCAGCACTAACAAATAGTTTGGAAAGTATACCAGGAATTGGAGAAAAAACGATGATTACTTTAATGAAACATTTTAAAAGTGTTAAAAGATTGCAAAATGCCGATGAAAAAGCAATTTCTGAGGTTGTAGGGGTTTCAAAAGCCAAAAAAATTTCCGACTTTTACAAGACAATTCAATCTGATAAAAATTCATGAAAAAATTCTTCTTGTTTGTAAGCCTACTAATTTTTACCCAAATCAGCTTAGGACAAGAAAATCCAAGACCAAAAGTAGGACTAGTTCTTAGTGGCGGAGGCGCTAAGGGATTGGCCCATATTGGTGTGCTTAAAGTAATCGATTCGTTAGGAATTAAAATTGATTATGTGGCAGGAACTAGTATGGGAGCAATTGTTGGTGGTTTGTATGCCTCAGGATATAGTGCCGAAGAATTGGATTCTATTTTTTCTCATGTAGATGTTGATGCTTTACTTCAGGATTACACTCCAAGAGAAGCCAAATCTTTTTATGAAAAGCGAAACGATGAAATTTATGCGTTAACCTTACCCTTCAATAAATTTAGACTCGGATTACCTTCTGGATTATCAAAAGGACTTTATAATTTCAATTTATTGTCAACTTTAACACAACACGTGCGACATGTTAGAGACTTTGACGAACTTCCAATTCCTTTTCTTTGTATTGCAACCAATGCCGAAACAGGTGAAAAAGTAGTGTTGGATTCGGGTGTTTTAGCTCAAAATATGATTGCTAGTGGTGCTTTGCCAACGTTATATAATCCGGTAGAAATAAATGGAAAAATATTGATTGATGGAGGTGTTATTGATAATTACCCAATAGAAGAACTTAAGGATAGAGGTTTGGATATTATTATTGGAGTTGATGTACAAGATGGTTTAAAAACTCGGGAAGAATTAAAAGGTGTTACTTCTGTTTTGTCTCAAATCAATAATTTTTCTATGATTGAGAAAATGGAAGGGAAACAAAAAGCAACAGACATTTATATAAAGCCTGATATAAAAGGATTTACAGTTGTTGATTTTGAAAAAGGAAAAGTAATCATTGAAAAGGGAAAAGAAAAAGCTTTAGAACATATTCAGAAATTAGTATTGTATGCCAATACCGATAAGGAGATAAAAGAACGTGTTGTGTTACAAGATTCTCTTTTTATAAAAGATATTATGTTTAATAAACTTGATAATTTTACAAGAGCTTATATAATCGGAAAACTCAAGTTTAAAAAGAACACTAAAATATCAAACAAGCAATTAAAAAAAGGAATTCTGAATTTAAATGCTACTCAAAACTTTAGTGCCATAAATTATTCTTTTGAAAAAATGCAAGATGGAGAAAAGTTGATTTTGCAATTGAAAGAAAATGAAAGTACGGCATTTTTAAAGTTTGGATTGCATTATGATGATTTATTTAAAAGCGGTATTTTATTAAATTACACCAAGAAGCGTTTAATTGCAAAAAATGATGTTGCTTCTTTAGATTTGGTTTTAGGTGATAACATTCGTTATAATTTTGATTATTATATAGATAATGGATTTTATTGGAGTTTTGGATTCAATTCTAAATTAACCACTTTTAATAGAAATGTTACGAGTACTATTGCTGAGGATGTTGCTTTAAATACAAACGCAAGTGCAATAAATGTTGATTTTTTAGATTTTAGCAATCAAGCTTATATGCAAACTATTTTTGCGCAAAAGTTTTCTTTAGGTGGTGGTGTTGAATTCAAAGTTTTAAAACTTGAATCGGAAACTTTAGGAAATACTAATTCGGTTTTTGAAAATAGCACTTATCTATCTCTATTTGGTTTTATGAAATACGATTCGTTCAATAAAAAATATTTTCCAAAAACGGGTTGGAATTTCAATTCTGAGATTCGTTCTTATGTTTATTCATCAGATTATAAAAATAATTTTGAGCGTTTTTCTATTGCTAAAGCCGATTTTGGTTTTGCTCAACCCGTTTACAAAAACTTGGTTTTTAAATTGCAAACAGAAGGCGGATTTGCTTTTGGAGAAAAAAGTGTTTCTTATTTTGATTTTATATTAGGTGGTTATGGGTTTCAACAAGTAAATAATATAAAACCATTTTTTGGTTATGATTATTTAAGTATTGCAGGAAATAGCTATGTAAAGTTGTTATTAACAGCAGATTACGAGATATTTAAGAAACATCATTTGAATTTTATTGCTAACTTTGCTAATGTTGGAGATAATATCTTTGACACCGTAGATACTTGGTTTGTAAAACCAAATTATTCAGGTTATTCGGTAGGTTACGGAATGGAAACAGTAATTGGTCCAGTCGAAATCAAACATTCTTGGTCGCCAGAAACTAGAGACCATTATACGTGGTTTTCTGTAGGGTTTTGGTTTTAATTTTTTTTTACGATATTTGTATTGATGAAAAATTGGGCAGGCTTACTTTCACATTTAAAGTTCCTCATCAAGAGAAATCCTGAATGAGCGCATATTTTTTTTTGATTATAAGCGAGAATTTATTCTTGCTTTAAGCTTTAATTAGAACTTTTAATAAAGAAAAAAATGCCAATATATCATAAATTAGGGAACATCCCTCCAAAGCGTCATATTCAATTCCGAAAACCAAACGGAGATTTGTATTATGAGCAGTTATTTGGAACAATTGGATTCGACGGAATGTCAACCAATTCTTACCACGAATTTAGACCAACAATGGTTAAAGAAATTCGTAAGCAATATTCTGTTGCACCTAAAATTGCAAAATCAAACAATATTCAATCGTATCGATTAAGAGGATTTCAAGTTGAGCCTCAAAATGATTTTCTAGAAAGTAGAAAAATAGTTTTAACGAACTCTGATTGTCATATTGTATTAGCTGCTCCAAAGAATTTAACTTCAGATTATTTTTATAAGAATACCGATTCTGATGAAGTAATTTTTATCCATAAAGGAATAGGAAAACTTCGTACAATGTATGGTAATCTTGATTTTAAATATGGAGATTACTTAGTTATTCCTCGTGGAATGATTTATAAAATGGATTTTGATACCGATGATAATCGTTTGTTTATTGTTGAATCACACCGTCCAATTTATACTCCAAAAAGATACAGAAACTGGTTCGGGCAATTATTAGAACATTCACCATTTTGTGAGCGTGATATTCGTCGTCCAGAAGAATTAGAAACGTATGCTGAAAAAGGTGAGTTTGTAATTAAAGTTAAAAAGAAAGATGAAATCTTTGAAATGGTATATGCTTCGCATCCATTCGATGTAATTGGATATGACGGATACAATTATCCTTATGCTTTTTCAATTCACGATTTTGAGCCTATTACAGGAAGAATTCATCAACCGCCTCCAGTGCACCAAACTTTTGAAACAGATGCGTTTGTAATTTGTTCATTTGTGCCTCGTTTGTACGATTATCATCCTGAATCTATTCCAGCACCTTATAATCATAGTAATATTGATAGTGATGAGGTGTTGTACTATGTTGATGGCGATTTTATGAGTAGAAATGATATCGAAGCTGGACATATTTCTTTACATCCAGCTGGTATTCCTCATGGACCACACCCAGGAGCTACTGAAAGAAGTATCGGTAAAGTAGATACACAAGAATTAGCAGTAATGGTAGATACTTTTAAACCTTTAATGGTTACAGAAGATGCTATGAAGATTGCTGATGAAAAATATTATCAATCTTGGTTAGACTAAATGAATTATAATAAATTATCAGCCGACCCAACAGCTTTAATACTTGGAATCATTGCATTTGTAATTATGGTTTTAGGTTTTTGTTGTGGACTAGTAGTGTTTCTATCATTAATTTTAGGAATTGTAGGACTAGTTCTTTCTATAAAAAGTTTAAAAGATTACGATGCAGATCCGTCAATATATTCGCCTCAAAGCAAACAGAATGTTTATGTTGCAAAGATTATTTGTTTGATTACGACTATTTTGTCATCATTATATTTTATAGTTATTGTGGTTGCGGTTGTGTTTTATCAAGTTGGAATATCCGATGTTTTTAAAAACAAATTAGAAAAATTAAACAATACACAAATCAACGATTCCATTTATATGGAAGAGGAAATAGAAGAAATTTATAATAACGATTCTGTTTATATAGATTCTACTTTTGTGGATTCTATTAAATAGATAATTAAAAATTAAGAATTATGGCACAAGAAATAAAATCGGTAGAATACGGATTAGAGAAAATATTTGAAGGAGCTCAAGACTTTTTACCTTTATTAGGAACAGATTATGTTGAGTTTTATGTAGGTAATGCAAAACAAGCGGCTCATTTTTACAAAACCGCTTTTGGTTTTCAATCTTTGGCTTATGCGGGATTAGAAACTGGTGTTAAAGACAGAGCTTCTTATGTTTTAAAACAAGATAAAATCCGTTTAGTTTTAACAACAGCTTTAAACAGTAACTCGCCAATTGGTGAACATGTGAAAAAACATGGTGATGGCGTTAAAGTGATTGCGCTTTGGGTTGAAGATGCTCGTAAATCATATCAAGAAACTACAAGTCGCGGTGCAAAATCGTATTTTGAACCAGTTGTTGAAAAAGATGAAAATGGAGAGGTAGTTCGCGCAGGAATTTATGGAGCTTATGGAGAAACAGTATTTGTTTTCGTTGAGCGTAAAAACTATAACGGAATTTTTATGCCTGGTTACAGCGAGTGGAAATCTGATTATAATCCAGAACCAGTTGGCTTAAAATATATCGACCACATGGTTGGGAATACAGGTTGGAACAGAATGAACGAAGCTGTTAAATGGTTTGAAGACGTTATGGGATTTGTAAACTTCCTTTCTTTTGATGACAAACAAATTACTACAGAGTATTCTGCTTTAATGTCTAAAGTTATGAGTAACGGAAACGGAAGAATTAAATTCCCAATTAACGAACCTGCAAATGGTAAAAAACGTTCTCAAATTGAAGAATATTTAGACTTCTACGAAGACGAAGGTGTTCAGCACATTGCTGTGGCAACAGATGACATTATTAAAACAGTTGCTGATATGAGAGCAAGAGGAATTGAGTTTTTAAGCACGCCACCTCAAGCTTATTATGATGCAATTCCTGAAAGATTGAAAGATCATATGTCTAAATTCAAAGAAGATATTAATGAACTTCAAAAATTAGGTATCATGATTGATGCAGATGAAGAAGGATATTTGTTGCAAATTTTTACTAAGCCAGTTGAAGATCGTCCAACGCTTTTCTTCGAAATTATTCAAAGAATGGGTGCTCGTGGATTCGGTGCAGGTAACTTTAAAGCCCTTTTTGAGTCAATTGAACGTGAACAGGAATTGCGAGGTACATTATAAAAATAGCTTTTTATTAACAAATCATCAAATTACAACGTTGTAGTAACATGATTTTTGATAAAAATATGTTAAAGTTGAAATTTAACTAAGAATAATTCAAAAAACATTTCTACATTTGCACTCGCAAAACAGGGAGGTAGTTTGCCTTGTTTTGACAATAAATTTTCATAATTTATAGTTTTTTGGTTGGTTAATAGCATAAAAACTCAGTCATATTTTTGACTGGGTTTTTTTGTTTTAGTATTTTTGGAACAGAAATTGCATTTTCATTTCTAAAAGGAATAAATTATGAAAAAAGTTATCTTATTATTGGTTCTTTTCGTGACTACGAATTCTTTCGTTGAACAAGAAAATGCATACACTACTGGAGAATGGTTTAAACTTCGAATTCACTACGGATTGGTTAATGCTGGTTATGCCACATTAGAAATTAAAGATGCCGTTAAAAACAACAAAAGAGTACATCATGTAGTAGGAAAAGGTTGGACTGTAGGTATGACTAAGTTTTTCTTTAAAGTTGAAGATAATTACGAAAGTTATTTTGACAAGCAAACCATGAAGCCGTATCAATTTGTTAGAAAAATTGATGAAGGTGGTTATACTAAAAATCAAGAAGGTTTTTTTGATCAAGATAAAAACACAGTATTAGTAAAAGATTACAAAAAGAAAACAGAAAAAACATTTTCGGTTCCTGAAAACGTTCAGGATATTGTGTCTTCATTTTACTATTTGAGAAATCATCCTAAAATTGATAAACTTAAAGTAGGCGAATCAATTGCAATAGATATGTTTTTTGATGATGAAACCACAAAGTTTAAGTTAAAATTTGTTGGTCGAGAAGATATAAAAACTAAATTTGGAAAAGTTTCTTGTATGATATTCAAACCTTATGTTCAGGCTGGAAGAGTCTTTAAAGAAGAAGAAAGCTTAACTGTTTGGATATCAGATGATGATAATAAAATTCCTATTCGTTTAAAAGCAAGCTTAGCAGTAGGTTCTTTAAAAGCCGATTTAGAAGCTTTTAAAGGATTAAAAAATTCATTTGTAGTTAAAGTAGAAAAATAAAATAATGGAAGTAACTCCTAAAATTCAGGAACAATTAAATCAACTAAACGATAAGTTTGAAGCAATAAATCAAAATACGTCTACGCATCTTGAAGGATTAATTTGGGCAAAACCAATTACCTATTGGGATTATATTCAAACCGACGCACTTTTAAGTCTTCAAACACAAAGAACCACTTTGCCAGACGAAATGGTTTTTGTAATGTATCATCAAGTAAACGAATTGTTGTTCAAAATGATTTTATGGGAAATGGACCAATTATGCCATAATGAGCAACCAACAACAGATTATTTTACTGAAAAATTAGGTAGAATTAGTCGTTATTTTGATATGTTAACTACTTCTTTCGATATCATGAAAGATGGTATGGAACCTGAGCAATATTTAAAATTCAGAAATACACTTACGCCGGCTAGTGGTTTTCA of Flavobacterium channae contains these proteins:
- a CDS encoding CCC motif membrane protein; its protein translation is MNYNKLSADPTALILGIIAFVIMVLGFCCGLVVFLSLILGIVGLVLSIKSLKDYDADPSIYSPQSKQNVYVAKIICLITTILSSLYFIVIVVAVVFYQVGISDVFKNKLEKLNNTQINDSIYMEEEIEEIYNNDSVYIDSTFVDSIK
- a CDS encoding homogentisate 1,2-dioxygenase, yielding MPIYHKLGNIPPKRHIQFRKPNGDLYYEQLFGTIGFDGMSTNSYHEFRPTMVKEIRKQYSVAPKIAKSNNIQSYRLRGFQVEPQNDFLESRKIVLTNSDCHIVLAAPKNLTSDYFYKNTDSDEVIFIHKGIGKLRTMYGNLDFKYGDYLVIPRGMIYKMDFDTDDNRLFIVESHRPIYTPKRYRNWFGQLLEHSPFCERDIRRPEELETYAEKGEFVIKVKKKDEIFEMVYASHPFDVIGYDGYNYPYAFSIHDFEPITGRIHQPPPVHQTFETDAFVICSFVPRLYDYHPESIPAPYNHSNIDSDEVLYYVDGDFMSRNDIEAGHISLHPAGIPHGPHPGATERSIGKVDTQELAVMVDTFKPLMVTEDAMKIADEKYYQSWLD
- the hppD gene encoding 4-hydroxyphenylpyruvate dioxygenase: MAQEIKSVEYGLEKIFEGAQDFLPLLGTDYVEFYVGNAKQAAHFYKTAFGFQSLAYAGLETGVKDRASYVLKQDKIRLVLTTALNSNSPIGEHVKKHGDGVKVIALWVEDARKSYQETTSRGAKSYFEPVVEKDENGEVVRAGIYGAYGETVFVFVERKNYNGIFMPGYSEWKSDYNPEPVGLKYIDHMVGNTGWNRMNEAVKWFEDVMGFVNFLSFDDKQITTEYSALMSKVMSNGNGRIKFPINEPANGKKRSQIEEYLDFYEDEGVQHIAVATDDIIKTVADMRARGIEFLSTPPQAYYDAIPERLKDHMSKFKEDINELQKLGIMIDADEEGYLLQIFTKPVEDRPTLFFEIIQRMGARGFGAGNFKALFESIEREQELRGTL
- a CDS encoding DUF3108 domain-containing protein, with amino-acid sequence MKKVILLLVLFVTTNSFVEQENAYTTGEWFKLRIHYGLVNAGYATLEIKDAVKNNKRVHHVVGKGWTVGMTKFFFKVEDNYESYFDKQTMKPYQFVRKIDEGGYTKNQEGFFDQDKNTVLVKDYKKKTEKTFSVPENVQDIVSSFYYLRNHPKIDKLKVGESIAIDMFFDDETTKFKLKFVGREDIKTKFGKVSCMIFKPYVQAGRVFKEEESLTVWISDDDNKIPIRLKASLAVGSLKADLEAFKGLKNSFVVKVEK